The stretch of DNA GCAGCCGCGCTCGATGCATTCGACGCACAAGGCGTCAGGGACGCTATCGTGCGCGGCGCACTGGCCGCCGATGCGCGGGCAAAAGCAATGGGCGAAGAGTTCGGCCAGCAGTAAGCGCGCGTGGTGGCAGTGGCAGTGGCGGCAGCCACGCCTGCGGCGACAAGCCACCGTGAGTGCCGGCAACACTCTCAGCAGGCCATCAATGCGTAATGCCCAGCGATACCGGCAAAGAGCGCACCGCCTAGCCAGTTGTTGTGACGAAACGCGGCGAAGCATGCCATCCGCTCCCGATGGCAAATCAAGGTGTAGTGATAGGCGGCGCATCCCAGCGCCGCCATCCAGCCCAGCCAGTACGGCCAGGTAAAGCGCAGCACCACGCCAAGCCCCGCGTAAATACCCAGCGTCGCGGCATAGCACAGCATCACGGCCAGCACATCGTGACGGCCGAACGTCAATGCCGAAGTACGGATGCCAATCTTGATGTCGTCATCGCGGTCGACCATCGCGTATTCGGTGTCATAGGCCACGGCCCAGAATACATTCGCCAGCAGCATCACCCACGCATAGGGCGGCACATGGTTTTGCACAGCCGCAAACGCCATCGGAATGCCAAAGCCAAAGGCAATACCAAGCCAGGCTTGGGGAATCGCCAGAAAGCGCTTGGTGAACGGATACGATCCCGCCACGAACAAAGCCGCAACCGACAGCATCTTCGTGAACCCATTGAGCGGCCAGATCAGCAGAAATGAAATGAGCGCCAGCACCAGCGCCACGGTAACGGCCTCCCATGCCTTGATCTGGCCTGAGGCCAAAGGACGGTTTGCGGTACGCTTGACGTGACGGTCGAAATCGCGGTCGGCATAATCATTGATCGCGCACCCGGCTGAACGCATGAGCACCGTACCCAGTACGAAAATCACCAGCAGCGACCATGCGGGGCGGCCGTCCGATGCAATCCATAGTGCGTTGAGCGTTGGCCAAAGCAGCAGCAGGCTGCCAATCGGCTTGTCCATGCGAACAAGACGCAAGTAAAGCGGAAGTCGAGCGAACATGGCTAAACCCGAAGAGTCAGAAAAAGGGTGGCGCCATTTTAAAAGATTAGC from Paraburkholderia hayleyella encodes:
- the ubiA gene encoding 4-hydroxybenzoate octaprenyltransferase, giving the protein MFARLPLYLRLVRMDKPIGSLLLLWPTLNALWIASDGRPAWSLLVIFVLGTVLMRSAGCAINDYADRDFDRHVKRTANRPLASGQIKAWEAVTVALVLALISFLLIWPLNGFTKMLSVAALFVAGSYPFTKRFLAIPQAWLGIAFGFGIPMAFAAVQNHVPPYAWVMLLANVFWAVAYDTEYAMVDRDDDIKIGIRTSALTFGRHDVLAVMLCYAATLGIYAGLGVVLRFTWPYWLGWMAALGCAAYHYTLICHRERMACFAAFRHNNWLGGALFAGIAGHYALMAC